Proteins encoded within one genomic window of Streptomyces kaniharaensis:
- a CDS encoding pyrimidine reductase family protein has product MQLLISPLGEPVADPSSLESLAAVYAYPDQVNRGRPWLRANMVAGLDGGARLDGLSEGLSGDADKRIFGVLRALSDVVLVGAETVRAEGYRPGRARAEFAAARAAAGQAPAPAIAIVSRSLALDLSAPLFTEPLVRTVVITTADAPAERRRAVAEVADVVLAGEGSVDLRAAVAALVERGWTRLLSEGGPRLLGQLAAEGLLDELCLSLAPLITGGDAPRIIHDAQMPDAQRMRLVSLIEQKGFLFTRYLRHLRPDDPVTPGE; this is encoded by the coding sequence ATGCAACTGTTGATCAGCCCGTTGGGCGAGCCGGTCGCCGACCCGTCCTCGCTGGAGTCGCTCGCCGCTGTCTACGCGTACCCCGACCAGGTGAACCGGGGCCGCCCGTGGCTGCGCGCGAACATGGTGGCCGGGCTGGACGGCGGGGCGAGGCTCGACGGCCTGTCCGAGGGCCTCTCCGGGGACGCCGACAAGCGGATCTTCGGGGTGCTGCGGGCGCTGTCCGACGTGGTGCTGGTGGGCGCGGAGACGGTCCGCGCGGAGGGCTACCGGCCGGGCCGGGCCCGGGCCGAGTTCGCGGCGGCGCGGGCGGCGGCCGGGCAGGCCCCGGCCCCGGCGATCGCGATCGTGAGCCGGTCGCTGGCGCTGGACCTGAGCGCTCCGCTGTTCACCGAGCCGCTGGTCAGGACGGTGGTGATCACCACCGCGGACGCCCCGGCCGAGCGCCGCCGCGCGGTGGCCGAGGTGGCCGACGTCGTCCTGGCCGGGGAGGGCTCGGTGGACCTGCGGGCGGCTGTGGCCGCGCTGGTGGAGCGGGGCTGGACGCGGTTGCTGAGCGAGGGCGGCCCGCGGCTGCTGGGACAGCTGGCGGCGGAGGGCCTGCTGGACGAGTTGTGCCTGTCGCTGGCCCCGTTGATCACGGGCGGCGACGCGCCGCGCATCATCCACGATGCGCAAATGCCTGACGCGCAGCGGATGCGGCTGGTCTCATTGATCGAGCAGAAAGGATTCCTTTTCACCCGTTACCTGCGTCACCTGCGTCCGGATGACCCCGTGACCCCCGGAGAGTGA